The following are encoded in a window of Bradyrhizobium guangdongense genomic DNA:
- the mscL gene encoding large conductance mechanosensitive channel protein MscL: MSVEEKGTRMLREFREFAMKGNVVDLAVGVIIGAAFGAIVTSLVGDIIMPIIGAATGGLDFSNYFLPLSKAVTATNLADAKKQGAVLAYGNFLTLTINFIIIAFVLFLVIRAMNTLKRKEETKPAEPSKPSEEVVLLTEIRDLLKK, from the coding sequence ATGAGCGTCGAGGAAAAAGGCACGCGGATGCTCAGGGAGTTCCGCGAGTTCGCGATGAAGGGCAATGTCGTCGACCTCGCGGTCGGCGTCATCATCGGCGCTGCCTTCGGTGCGATCGTCACGTCGCTGGTCGGCGACATCATCATGCCGATCATCGGCGCCGCGACCGGGGGCCTCGACTTCTCGAATTACTTCCTCCCCTTGTCGAAGGCGGTCACCGCCACCAACTTAGCGGATGCGAAAAAGCAAGGCGCAGTGCTTGCTTACGGCAACTTCCTGACGCTAACGATCAACTTCATCATCATCGCCTTCGTGCTGTTCCTGGTGATCCGCGCGATGAACACCTTGAAGCGCAAGGAAGAGACCAAGCCCGCGGAGCCGTCGAAGCCTTCGGAGGAGGTGGTGCTGCTGACCGAGATCCGCGATCTCCTCAAGAAGTGA
- the dapA gene encoding 4-hydroxy-tetrahydrodipicolinate synthase, giving the protein MAAKTKFRGSFTALVTPFKNGSLDEAAFRSLVNWQISEGTNGLVPVGTTGESPTLSHDEHKKVVEWCIEEAKGRVPVIAGAGSNSTKEAIELAQHAEKAGANAVLVVTPYYNKPTQEGMYQHFKAINDAIGIPIIIYNIPPRSVIDMSVDTMKRLWELKNIAGVKDATASMVRVSQQRAAMGEDFNQLSGEDATIIGYMAHGGHGCISVTSNVAPRLCAEFHAAWAKGDTKAALAIHDKLMPLHNNLFIESNPAPIKYAMSLLGKMDEALRLPMVPVSEPTRVAVRSAMVHAGLVN; this is encoded by the coding sequence ATGGCAGCGAAGACGAAATTCCGGGGATCGTTCACCGCCTTGGTCACGCCGTTCAAGAACGGCTCGCTTGACGAGGCGGCGTTCCGGTCGCTGGTCAACTGGCAAATTTCCGAGGGCACCAATGGCCTGGTCCCGGTCGGCACCACCGGCGAGAGCCCGACGCTCAGCCATGACGAGCACAAGAAGGTCGTCGAATGGTGCATCGAGGAGGCCAAAGGCCGTGTCCCGGTGATCGCGGGTGCCGGCTCCAACTCGACCAAGGAAGCGATCGAGCTGGCTCAGCACGCCGAGAAGGCGGGCGCCAACGCGGTGCTGGTGGTGACGCCCTACTACAACAAACCGACCCAGGAGGGCATGTACCAGCACTTCAAGGCGATCAACGATGCGATCGGCATCCCGATCATCATCTACAACATCCCGCCGCGCTCGGTGATCGACATGTCGGTCGACACCATGAAGCGGCTGTGGGAGCTGAAGAACATCGCCGGCGTCAAGGACGCCACCGCCAGCATGGTGCGCGTGTCGCAGCAGCGCGCGGCGATGGGCGAGGATTTCAACCAGCTCTCGGGCGAAGACGCCACCATCATCGGCTACATGGCGCATGGCGGCCATGGCTGCATCTCGGTGACCTCCAATGTGGCGCCGCGCCTGTGCGCGGAGTTCCACGCCGCGTGGGCGAAGGGCGACACCAAGGCGGCGCTCGCGATCCACGACAAGCTGATGCCGCTGCACAACAACCTCTTCATCGAGAGCAACCCGGCGCCGATCAAGTACGCGATGTCGCTGCTCGGCAAGATGGACGAGGCGCTGCGGCTGCCGATGGTTCCGGTGTCGGAGCCGACCCGCGTGGCCGTGCGCAGCGCGATGGTTCACGCCGGCCTGGTCAACTGA
- a CDS encoding lytic transglycosylase domain-containing protein → MAGLSIGCVALAKSGETTEDTGKEPAKQANKGTAKPAPKPPVKEATKGSTKEAAKGTGKETGKEITKGASKGAAPAPAKDAAKKAAGKEAAKDKAKPAAATTPKSRPAANAPSHAAPAVTATVRPSAPAPLRPVATPVLAPATRQHAAPRKPVTPAAIAATSSTSQADKDTLENVIELVRKRKPADATSYADSISDPVARKLAEWIILRSEDNGASVERYRAFLSANPSWPSQTFLRRRLEAAMWDDRRDDSVAWSWFENESPVSAKGRFALAKAMLAHGDRANAERLVREAWRSDPMSEETENNALDQFGALLTPGDQKARMDTLLYGSEHEAALRAAKRLGAGYVALAKARIASFRKAPNTRALLEQVPGELHSDPGFIFSKIQLLRREEKFPEAAQLMLSAPKDPNRLYNLDEWWIERRLLARKMIDTEDFRSAYLIARDAALPSRDIYKTEQEFTAGWIALRFLNDPAAAAQHFARIGVGSVNPTTLARAGYWQGRAAEAAGRQQEARNAYARAAEQSTSYYGQLARAKLGLPQIELNSQPRSRGAERLEIVRAAHLLYELDERELAVPMLADMGENGDPEALAGLGELTQRYSDARGMLLVGKAALNRGLPFDFYAYPVNGIPQFSQIGPEVERSIVYAIARQESAFNPAVVSPAQAYGLMQVTPDAARYVCKRHGATYDLSRLKNDSSYNATLGAAELGGLLEDYRGSYIMTFAAYNAGRGSVKKWIDRYGDPRDPKVDAVDWVELIPFSETRNYVQRIMENLQVYRARFGGGTRLQIEADLRRGAGSIE, encoded by the coding sequence ATGGCCGGGCTGTCGATCGGCTGCGTCGCCTTGGCCAAGTCCGGCGAGACAACCGAGGACACCGGGAAGGAACCCGCCAAGCAAGCGAACAAGGGAACCGCGAAGCCCGCACCGAAGCCGCCCGTAAAGGAGGCGACAAAGGGATCGACCAAGGAGGCCGCCAAGGGCACGGGCAAGGAAACCGGCAAGGAAATCACCAAGGGCGCCAGCAAGGGAGCCGCTCCGGCCCCGGCCAAGGATGCGGCGAAGAAGGCTGCCGGCAAGGAGGCCGCAAAGGATAAGGCGAAGCCCGCGGCCGCCACCACGCCAAAGTCCCGGCCGGCCGCCAATGCTCCGTCCCACGCCGCGCCTGCGGTGACGGCGACCGTCAGACCCTCTGCGCCGGCCCCCCTCAGGCCGGTCGCAACGCCCGTGCTGGCGCCTGCGACCCGCCAGCACGCCGCGCCGCGCAAGCCCGTCACACCGGCCGCGATCGCTGCGACCTCGTCGACGTCGCAAGCCGACAAGGACACGCTCGAAAACGTCATCGAACTCGTACGCAAGCGCAAGCCGGCCGACGCCACCAGCTACGCGGATTCCATTTCCGATCCGGTCGCGCGAAAACTCGCGGAATGGATCATCCTGCGCAGCGAGGATAATGGCGCGAGTGTCGAGCGTTACCGCGCCTTCCTCTCCGCCAATCCGAGCTGGCCGTCGCAGACCTTCCTGCGCCGGCGGCTTGAAGCCGCAATGTGGGACGATCGGCGCGACGATTCCGTCGCCTGGTCGTGGTTCGAGAACGAATCCCCGGTTTCGGCCAAGGGCCGCTTCGCGCTTGCCAAGGCGATGCTGGCGCACGGCGACCGCGCCAACGCCGAGCGGCTGGTGCGCGAGGCCTGGCGCAGCGATCCGATGTCCGAGGAGACCGAGAACAACGCGCTCGATCAGTTCGGCGCCCTGCTGACGCCGGGCGATCAGAAGGCGCGGATGGACACGCTGCTTTACGGCAGCGAGCACGAGGCAGCGCTGCGCGCGGCAAAGCGGCTCGGCGCCGGCTATGTCGCGCTCGCCAAGGCCCGCATCGCGTCCTTCAGGAAAGCACCTAACACGCGCGCGCTGCTCGAACAGGTGCCGGGCGAGTTGCACAGCGATCCAGGCTTCATCTTCAGCAAGATCCAGCTTCTGCGCCGCGAAGAGAAATTTCCCGAAGCCGCCCAGCTGATGTTGTCCGCCCCGAAGGACCCGAATAGGCTCTACAATCTCGACGAATGGTGGATCGAGCGGCGCCTTCTGGCGCGCAAGATGATCGACACCGAGGATTTCCGCAGCGCCTATCTGATCGCGCGCGATGCGGCCCTGCCCTCGCGCGACATCTACAAGACCGAGCAGGAGTTCACCGCGGGCTGGATCGCGCTGCGCTTCCTCAATGATCCCGCGGCCGCCGCGCAGCATTTCGCCCGCATCGGCGTCGGCAGCGTCAATCCGACCACGCTGGCGCGCGCCGGTTACTGGCAGGGCCGTGCGGCGGAGGCTGCCGGTCGCCAGCAGGAAGCGCGCAATGCCTATGCCCGCGCTGCCGAGCAGTCGACCAGCTATTACGGCCAGCTCGCGCGCGCCAAGCTCGGCCTGCCGCAGATCGAGCTGAACAGCCAGCCCCGCAGCCGCGGCGCCGAGCGGCTGGAGATCGTGCGCGCCGCGCATCTGCTCTATGAGCTCGACGAGCGCGAGCTCGCCGTTCCCATGCTCGCCGACATGGGCGAGAACGGCGACCCCGAAGCGCTGGCCGGCCTCGGTGAGCTGACCCAGCGCTACAGCGACGCGCGCGGCATGCTGCTGGTCGGCAAGGCCGCGCTCAATCGGGGCCTGCCGTTTGATTTCTACGCCTACCCCGTCAACGGCATTCCGCAGTTCTCGCAGATCGGCCCCGAGGTCGAGCGCAGCATCGTCTACGCCATCGCGCGACAGGAGAGCGCGTTCAACCCGGCCGTGGTCTCGCCCGCGCAGGCCTATGGCCTGATGCAGGTGACGCCGGATGCCGCGCGCTATGTCTGCAAGCGGCACGGCGCAACCTACGACCTGTCGCGGCTGAAGAACGATTCGTCCTACAACGCCACGCTCGGCGCCGCCGAGCTCGGCGGTCTGCTCGAGGATTATCGCGGCTCCTACATCATGACTTTCGCCGCCTACAATGCCGGCCGCGGCAGCGTGAAGAAGTGGATCGACCGCTACGGCGATCCACGCGATCCTAAAGTCGATGCGGTCGACTGGGTGGAGCTGATCCCGTTCTCGGAGACGCGCAACTATGTGCAGCGGATCATGGAGAACCTTCAGGTCTATCGCGCCCGCTTCGGCGGCGGCACGCGATTGCAGATCGAGGCCGATTTGCGCCGCGGCGCCGGCAGCATCGAGTAG